Proteins from one Deltaproteobacteria bacterium genomic window:
- the uvrA gene encoding excinuclease ABC subunit UvrA has translation MARKKTGKAEAISFEAPLPLDRDELVIEGLKQNNLKNISVRIPHNLITTIVGPSGSGKSSLAFDTLFAEGRWRFIESLSTYTRLFLERMDRPDVDAIRNIRPAIAVEQKNPVRGSRSTVGTSTELNDYLRLLFSRAGRLHCPICGHPVSPGGPGHAADELLSKYEGERAYIGFNLPLNGRTPEEAASMLLQKGFIRVRTGSEIIDISEGIPGGLKGRLGVVADRLVLKEAERQRLTEALETAFREGNGSAWALLPEKGEEAFSKEPCCRNCGARVERPTPISLSFNHPVGACPECKGFGNVLRFDEAKVVPDKSLTLREGAIEPWTKPSYRWWHEELIKHAPRHGVDIDKPFGKLTAGERDIVFGGATGFEGIEEFFDYLESKKYKLHIKVFSSRYKGQVTCSACKGTRLKKEALSLKVGGLDIAEASALTIKEALSFFSSLELAPFEASVSEEVLRQIRTKLEFLSQTGLGYITLDRLTKTLSGGEAQRVTIATQLASSLSGVLYILDEPSIGLHPVDIDLLTNQLKRLSSMGNTVVTVEHDPSMIIKSDHIIELGPGAGEKGGRVVWAGPTGEFLKEARTLTADYLSGRETIHVPRWRRKGSGRSLVIRGASGNNLKSVDLTMPLKTLTCVTGVSGSGKSTLIVDTLYAVLAAHFGEKSEPPLPYSSVQGLDRISGVKLIDQSPIGRTPRSNPLTYIGGFDDIRKIFAGLSSARAMGLSPGDFSFNVPGGRCESCKGEGVEKLEMYFLPDVYVKCAVCRGRRYKGHVLDVKYRGKSIYDVLEATFEDAMGLFPNEPALQRKFSVLKEVGLGYLKLGQSATTLSGGEAQRLKIARELVEESSGDVLYILDEPTTGLHMDDVKKLLAVLGRLVDSGNSVLMIEHNLDCMKTADHIIDLGPAGGEAGGQVVAAGSPEEVAIQSRSITAKYLRKALQKNAPF, from the coding sequence ATGGCGAGAAAAAAGACAGGGAAGGCCGAGGCCATCTCCTTCGAGGCCCCGCTCCCCCTTGACAGGGACGAGCTGGTGATTGAGGGGCTGAAGCAGAACAATCTCAAGAACATCTCGGTCCGCATCCCGCATAACCTCATAACGACCATAGTTGGCCCGAGCGGGTCCGGGAAGTCCTCGCTCGCCTTCGATACCCTTTTCGCGGAGGGGCGCTGGAGGTTCATAGAATCGCTCTCCACATATACGAGGCTCTTCCTCGAAAGGATGGACAGGCCGGACGTGGACGCCATAAGGAACATCCGGCCCGCGATCGCGGTCGAACAGAAAAACCCTGTCCGCGGAAGCCGCTCGACAGTCGGCACATCGACCGAGCTTAACGACTACCTGCGCCTCCTTTTTTCCAGGGCCGGCAGGCTCCACTGCCCCATCTGCGGGCATCCTGTCAGCCCAGGCGGCCCGGGCCATGCCGCTGACGAGCTCCTTTCCAAATACGAAGGCGAGCGCGCCTACATAGGTTTCAACCTCCCCCTGAACGGCAGGACGCCCGAGGAGGCCGCCTCCATGCTCCTCCAGAAGGGCTTCATACGCGTTAGAACGGGCTCGGAGATAATCGACATATCCGAAGGGATTCCAGGCGGGCTCAAGGGCCGCCTGGGGGTGGTGGCGGACAGGCTCGTACTTAAGGAAGCCGAGAGGCAAAGGCTCACCGAGGCCCTTGAGACCGCCTTCAGGGAAGGAAACGGCTCTGCCTGGGCCCTTTTGCCTGAAAAAGGCGAGGAGGCGTTTTCAAAAGAGCCTTGCTGCCGTAACTGCGGGGCCAGGGTGGAGAGGCCCACGCCCATCTCCCTCTCCTTCAACCACCCGGTGGGCGCCTGCCCGGAGTGCAAGGGCTTCGGAAATGTGCTCCGCTTTGACGAGGCCAAGGTCGTGCCTGATAAGTCCCTTACGCTCCGCGAAGGCGCTATCGAGCCCTGGACAAAGCCGTCATACAGGTGGTGGCACGAGGAGCTTATAAAGCACGCGCCGCGCCACGGTGTCGATATCGACAAGCCTTTCGGGAAGCTTACGGCCGGGGAGCGGGATATCGTCTTTGGCGGCGCGACAGGCTTCGAGGGGATAGAGGAGTTCTTTGATTACCTGGAGAGCAAGAAATACAAGCTCCACATAAAGGTCTTCAGCTCCCGCTACAAGGGGCAGGTCACCTGTTCCGCCTGCAAGGGAACGAGGCTCAAGAAAGAGGCGCTCTCATTGAAGGTCGGGGGGCTCGACATTGCGGAGGCGAGCGCCCTGACCATAAAGGAAGCCCTCTCGTTCTTTTCATCCCTCGAGCTTGCCCCCTTCGAGGCGTCGGTCTCGGAGGAGGTCCTAAGGCAGATACGGACCAAGCTCGAATTCCTCAGCCAGACCGGGCTCGGCTACATAACCCTGGACAGGCTCACCAAGACCCTCTCCGGCGGGGAGGCGCAGAGGGTTACCATCGCTACCCAGCTCGCATCCTCGCTCTCCGGGGTCCTTTACATACTCGACGAGCCATCCATAGGGCTCCACCCGGTCGACATAGACCTGCTTACAAATCAGTTGAAGCGGCTTTCCTCGATGGGGAATACCGTCGTCACGGTCGAGCACGACCCATCTATGATAATAAAATCCGACCATATAATAGAGCTCGGCCCCGGCGCGGGCGAAAAAGGCGGGCGCGTGGTCTGGGCCGGCCCCACGGGAGAATTCCTCAAAGAGGCGCGCACCCTTACAGCCGATTACCTCTCGGGCCGGGAGACCATACATGTGCCCAGATGGAGGAGGAAGGGGAGCGGCAGGTCGCTCGTCATCAGGGGCGCATCGGGCAATAACCTGAAATCCGTTGACCTCACAATGCCTCTAAAGACCCTGACCTGCGTTACCGGGGTTTCAGGCTCAGGAAAGAGCACGCTCATAGTGGACACGCTCTACGCGGTGCTCGCCGCGCACTTCGGCGAGAAGTCAGAGCCGCCGCTACCGTACTCGTCCGTGCAGGGCCTCGACAGGATTTCGGGCGTTAAGCTCATCGACCAGAGCCCCATAGGGAGGACCCCGCGCTCGAACCCTCTCACCTACATCGGGGGCTTCGACGATATACGTAAGATATTCGCCGGCCTCTCCTCTGCCCGCGCAATGGGCCTTTCACCCGGCGACTTCTCCTTCAACGTCCCCGGCGGCAGGTGCGAATCGTGCAAGGGAGAGGGGGTGGAAAAGCTTGAGATGTACTTCCTCCCTGACGTATACGTGAAATGCGCGGTATGCCGGGGCAGGAGGTACAAGGGCCACGTCCTCGATGTGAAATACAGGGGAAAAAGCATATACGATGTACTTGAGGCCACGTTCGAAGACGCTATGGGCCTTTTCCCGAACGAGCCCGCGCTCCAGAGGAAGTTTTCGGTCCTGAAGGAAGTGGGGCTCGGATACCTGAAGCTCGGCCAGAGCGCGACCACCCTTTCCGGAGGCGAGGCCCAGCGACTGAAAATCGCCAGGGAGCTTGTAGAGGAGTCCTCGGGTGACGTCCTTTACATCCTGGATGAGCCGACCACCGGCCTCCATATGGACGATGTGAAGAAGCTCCTTGCCGTGCTCGGAAGGCTCGTGGATTCCGGAAACTCCGTCCTCATGATAGAGCATAATCTCGACTGCATGAAGACGGCCGACCATATAATTGACCTCGGTCCGGCAGGAGGAGAGGCAGGGGGCCAGGTAGTGGCTGCCGGCTCGCCCGAGGAGGTCGCAATTCAATCCCGTAGCATCACAGCGAAATACCTGAGAAAGGCCCTGCAGAAGAACGCACCCTTTTAA
- a CDS encoding MBL fold metallo-hydrolase: MEFGGFRIFSLSDGSFRLDGGAMFGVAPKAMWEPLCPPDEKNRIPLSIRPLLIQTGSENILVDTGIGDKGDARFKSIYAVDRGRTLSGSLEAVGLSPSDIDIVINTHLHFDHAGGNTVKEGGVLRPAFPNARYIVQRGEWEAALNPNERTRGSYCPDEFLPLMVAGQLELIEGGGEVVSGVSVIRTGGHNRDNQIVSVCSEGLTAVFTGDLIPTTRHLRIPFITAYDLFPLDTLKAKKEILSEAAEKRWLLIFEHDPETEMGYVRFMGKDPVLEKLNKPELR; encoded by the coding sequence ATGGAATTCGGCGGTTTCAGGATATTCTCCTTAAGCGACGGGTCTTTCAGGCTCGACGGCGGCGCCATGTTCGGCGTGGCCCCGAAAGCCATGTGGGAACCCCTCTGCCCTCCGGACGAGAAAAACCGCATACCCCTTTCGATAAGGCCGCTCCTCATACAGACCGGGAGCGAAAATATCCTCGTCGATACCGGCATAGGGGACAAGGGAGATGCGCGCTTCAAATCCATTTACGCGGTGGACAGGGGCCGCACGCTCTCCGGGTCCCTTGAAGCCGTCGGGCTCTCCCCTTCGGATATCGACATCGTCATCAATACGCACCTCCATTTCGACCACGCAGGCGGCAATACGGTTAAGGAGGGCGGTGTCTTGCGGCCCGCATTCCCGAATGCGCGCTATATCGTCCAGCGCGGGGAATGGGAAGCCGCCCTCAACCCGAACGAGAGGACCAGAGGAAGCTATTGTCCTGACGAATTCCTGCCCCTCATGGTGGCCGGGCAACTGGAGCTTATCGAAGGCGGCGGTGAGGTCGTAAGCGGAGTATCCGTCATAAGGACAGGCGGGCACAACCGGGATAACCAGATCGTAAGCGTCTGCTCGGAGGGCTTGACCGCTGTTTTCACGGGAGACCTGATACCGACCACGAGGCATCTCCGCATCCCCTTCATAACAGCCTACGACCTTTTCCCTCTCGACACCCTGAAAGCCAAAAAGGAAATCCTCTCCGAGGCTGCCGAGAAGAGGTGGCTGCTAATATTCGAGCACGATCCGGAGACTGAAATGGGATATGTGCGATTTATGGGCAAGGACCCGGTGCTTGAAAAATTGAACAAACCGGAGCTTAGGTAA
- a CDS encoding transglycosylase SLT domain-containing protein has protein sequence MIRPTLLAAALSLTFFAAPSSASTPDAGLQAVTEGESQFASLIQDTSQPLSNEALSARAGQNFQSIAPLRYAYALPSCGTGSEAGIIHYDYTDSAPEVKAPSCQAAGPVAAGHALPPFLVAEASIEEAMEAGEVPGLPEIPIVVNKNVESFIRYFQTNGRKHFEKWLDRSAEYMHMLQGILRENGLPEDLSYIALIESGLNPTVRSHANAVGMWQFIKGTAVRYGLRVDWWIDERRDPEKATYAAASYLKNLYGMFGSWYLAAASYNAGEGRVARAIKKQGTEDFWELASRKKALHRETREYVPKYLAALTIAKDPELYGFSPVVFTEGLRYDKVPVKQATDLRVIASAAGTTVEEIRELNPELLRWFTPPDYPGYQVKIPAGSAEMFMENMKKVPPAKRVSFVRHKIKRGETLGRIAAKYRTEIKPIIHLNENLNPKRLRPGTVIMIPVRADRSASIDSPFAAIEAVTVTEPQG, from the coding sequence ATGATAAGACCGACTCTCCTTGCCGCCGCGCTCTCGTTGACGTTCTTCGCCGCCCCCTCGTCGGCTTCGACCCCGGACGCAGGCTTGCAGGCCGTGACCGAAGGGGAATCGCAATTCGCTTCCCTTATCCAGGATACATCCCAGCCGCTCTCAAATGAGGCGCTCTCCGCGCGCGCCGGGCAGAATTTCCAGAGCATCGCCCCCTTAAGGTATGCTTACGCGCTGCCCTCTTGCGGCACCGGCTCTGAAGCAGGGATAATCCATTATGATTACACCGATTCCGCGCCCGAGGTGAAAGCGCCCTCTTGCCAGGCGGCCGGCCCGGTTGCCGCCGGCCACGCCCTGCCCCCGTTCCTCGTGGCCGAGGCCTCGATAGAGGAGGCGATGGAAGCCGGAGAAGTGCCCGGCCTTCCGGAAATCCCCATCGTGGTCAACAAGAACGTCGAATCCTTCATAAGATACTTTCAGACGAACGGGCGGAAGCACTTTGAAAAATGGCTCGACCGGAGCGCGGAGTACATGCACATGCTCCAGGGGATACTCCGCGAGAACGGCCTCCCCGAAGACCTCTCCTACATAGCATTGATAGAGAGCGGGCTAAACCCGACCGTAAGGTCCCACGCGAACGCCGTGGGCATGTGGCAGTTCATAAAGGGCACGGCCGTAAGGTACGGCCTCAGGGTGGACTGGTGGATAGACGAGAGGAGGGACCCTGAGAAGGCCACATACGCGGCGGCCAGCTATCTTAAGAACCTTTACGGTATGTTCGGCTCGTGGTACCTCGCGGCTGCAAGCTACAATGCCGGAGAGGGAAGGGTCGCCAGGGCCATAAAGAAGCAGGGCACAGAAGACTTCTGGGAGCTCGCCAGCAGGAAAAAGGCCCTTCACAGGGAGACGAGGGAATACGTGCCCAAGTACCTTGCCGCCCTTACGATAGCCAAGGACCCGGAACTCTACGGCTTCAGCCCGGTCGTCTTCACGGAAGGGCTCCGTTATGACAAGGTCCCGGTGAAACAGGCAACCGACCTCCGTGTAATCGCCTCAGCGGCCGGCACGACTGTCGAGGAGATAAGGGAGCTGAACCCCGAGCTTCTACGCTGGTTCACCCCGCCCGACTACCCCGGCTACCAGGTAAAGATACCTGCGGGCAGTGCCGAGATGTTCATGGAGAACATGAAGAAGGTCCCGCCTGCCAAGAGGGTCTCTTTCGTACGGCATAAGATAAAGCGCGGCGAAACGCTTGGCAGGATAGCAGCCAAATACAGGACCGAGATAAAGCCCATAATTCACCTTAACGAGAACCTCAACCCAAAGAGGCTCAGGCCCGGCACAGTTATAATGATACCGGTCAGGGCCGACCGCAGCGCGTCGATTGACAGCCCCTTTGCGGCAATCGAAGCGGTAACCGTTACGGAGCCGCAGGGCTGA
- the mscL gene encoding large conductance mechanosensitive channel protein MscL translates to MLKEFKAFALRGNAIDMAVGIIIGVAFSGIVNSLVADILMPPMGLLVGYDFSNLFITLKSGTVVGPYPTLAEAKMAAAVTLNYGMFINTVVNFLIVAFSMFLLIKGVKSLWVEAPPPPPPATKECSYCFSVVPLKATRCPNCTSGIG, encoded by the coding sequence ATGCTCAAGGAGTTCAAGGCGTTCGCGTTAAGAGGGAACGCCATCGACATGGCTGTTGGCATCATCATCGGGGTGGCGTTCAGCGGCATCGTCAACTCCCTTGTAGCCGACATTCTCATGCCTCCAATGGGCCTTCTGGTCGGCTATGATTTCTCCAACCTCTTCATAACGCTCAAGAGCGGGACTGTTGTCGGCCCCTACCCCACGCTCGCCGAAGCCAAAATGGCCGCAGCGGTCACGCTCAATTACGGAATGTTCATAAATACGGTCGTCAATTTCCTGATCGTCGCCTTCTCTATGTTCCTCCTGATAAAAGGCGTAAAGAGCCTCTGGGTTGAAGCCCCGCCGCCGCCCCCTCCGGCGACCAAGGAATGCTCGTATTGCTTTTCCGTTGTGCCCTTAAAGGCCACCCGCTGCCCCAACTGCACCTCCGGCATCGGTTGA
- a CDS encoding radical SAM protein, with translation MRKIVFIEPNPPDFHIFTRMPLPRLGTVLLGTRLRQSGYEVKSYVESVGELDLKDVLSADLVCISTITSTSSRSYEIAKLVRKAGIPVAMGGPHVTYLPEEALQYADYVLRGEADDVIVDFIKALETGKGLDKIAGLSYYKDGAIKHNSTAPFCKDLDTLPAPDFSLISGMETENIRKLTIAPIMTSRGCPYDCSFCSVTGMFGQKYRFRSKERVIEELENHRKYGGNWVFFYDDNFCAHKKRTKELLSTMIEKRLTPNWTAQVRVEIAKDQELLDLMRKSKCHTVYIGLESINPQTLKLYNKQQSVEDITNCIRTLHKNGIRIHGMFVFGSDQDTTDTIAETVRFAKKNDLESVQFLILTPLPGTKCYRDLESEGRIISKDWSLYDAHHVVFEPKLMSYYELQTETMRATKEFYSLWQIARRAARFDLFNVGIKTYGHSLTKKWIKNNQYFVEYTRALTSAGKKIELAAKKTAEDVKEKFRQIELAGGVPGQSAGSPYNR, from the coding sequence ATGCGAAAAATCGTCTTCATCGAGCCTAACCCGCCGGATTTCCACATTTTTACGAGAATGCCCCTTCCGAGGCTAGGCACGGTGCTCCTCGGTACCAGGCTCCGGCAAAGCGGCTATGAGGTGAAAAGCTACGTCGAATCCGTCGGAGAGCTCGATCTCAAGGACGTCCTGAGCGCCGACCTGGTCTGTATTTCCACCATCACTTCGACATCCAGCAGGTCTTACGAAATAGCCAAGCTCGTGAGGAAAGCCGGGATACCCGTTGCCATGGGCGGCCCCCATGTCACATACCTCCCGGAGGAGGCCCTCCAGTACGCTGATTACGTGCTCCGCGGCGAGGCTGACGACGTCATAGTTGACTTCATAAAGGCGCTCGAGACCGGAAAAGGGCTCGACAAGATAGCCGGGCTTTCGTATTACAAGGACGGCGCCATAAAGCACAACTCTACCGCGCCCTTCTGCAAGGACCTCGACACGCTCCCTGCCCCGGACTTCAGCCTCATAAGCGGCATGGAGACGGAGAACATAAGGAAGCTCACCATAGCGCCGATCATGACTTCGAGGGGTTGCCCTTATGATTGCAGCTTCTGCTCGGTCACCGGCATGTTCGGCCAGAAATACAGGTTCAGGAGCAAGGAACGGGTCATAGAGGAGCTCGAGAACCACAGGAAGTACGGCGGGAACTGGGTCTTCTTCTACGACGACAACTTCTGCGCCCACAAGAAGAGGACCAAGGAACTCCTCTCGACTATGATCGAAAAAAGACTCACGCCCAATTGGACGGCCCAGGTGCGTGTGGAGATAGCGAAGGACCAGGAGCTACTGGACCTCATGCGGAAATCGAAATGCCACACCGTCTACATAGGGCTCGAGTCCATAAACCCGCAGACCCTCAAGCTCTACAATAAGCAGCAGTCGGTCGAGGACATTACGAACTGCATAAGGACGCTCCACAAGAACGGCATAAGGATACACGGCATGTTCGTCTTCGGCTCGGACCAGGACACGACCGACACCATCGCCGAGACAGTGAGGTTCGCGAAGAAGAACGACCTCGAATCGGTCCAGTTCCTTATACTTACGCCGCTACCCGGCACTAAATGCTACAGGGATCTCGAGAGCGAGGGGCGCATCATCAGCAAGGACTGGAGCCTCTATGACGCGCACCACGTTGTCTTCGAGCCCAAGCTCATGAGCTACTACGAGCTTCAGACCGAGACCATGAGGGCGACGAAGGAATTCTATTCGCTCTGGCAGATAGCGAGGAGGGCCGCGCGTTTCGACCTCTTCAACGTCGGCATAAAGACCTACGGCCACAGCCTCACCAAGAAGTGGATAAAGAACAACCAGTACTTCGTCGAGTACACCAGGGCCCTCACCAGCGCGGGCAAGAAGATAGAGCTTGCGGCCAAAAAGACCGCAGAGGACGTAAAAGAGAAGTTCCGGCAGATAGAGCTTGCCGGCGGCGTCCCCGGACAGAGCGCCGGGTCCCCGTACAACCGCTGA
- the pyk gene encoding pyruvate kinase, producing the protein MPIPERKTRIIATIGPSSSSPEVIEKLMLAGADVLRLNLSHGTREVHGKVISSIRAVSRKLDLPVAILLDLQGPKIRVGRLRKPFVELVPGQEISISASEPDGDERMISTTYADLYKDVKPGDRILMDDGLIEASVMGVEGDEIRARVVYGGVLKENKGMNLPGVAVSAPCLSEKDLADLAFGIENEVDYIALSFVRSASDIARIKGIIGGASADIPVIAKIEKAEAIEDLDAILEESDGIMIARGDLGVELSTEEIPVLQKKLITRANEAGKIVITATQMMESMIENPRPTRAEASDVANAVFDGTDALMLSGETAVGGWPVKAVEIMVRIATEAEEAALAHKHLLRRRKAPAGSFSFAQAVAHAAHAASDEVGPKAIVVFTQTGETARLLSKLRPITPVIAFTNQEAIRRRAALLWGVTPFTVEFGEHTDEMICRGEAALLDRGLADFGDTIVVVSGSKVGMRGATNMMKIDWIGSEECRVYLKSGRVP; encoded by the coding sequence ATGCCCATACCAGAAAGAAAGACAAGGATTATCGCAACCATAGGTCCCTCATCGAGCTCGCCTGAGGTAATTGAAAAACTCATGCTCGCGGGCGCGGACGTATTGAGGCTTAACCTTTCCCACGGCACAAGGGAGGTGCACGGCAAAGTCATCTCCTCGATCCGCGCTGTCTCCCGAAAGCTCGACCTCCCCGTAGCCATACTCCTCGACCTCCAGGGCCCGAAAATACGGGTGGGCCGGTTAAGAAAACCCTTCGTAGAGCTTGTCCCAGGCCAGGAGATATCCATATCCGCGAGCGAGCCTGACGGCGACGAGAGGATGATATCCACCACCTACGCAGACCTTTACAAGGACGTAAAGCCAGGGGACAGGATATTGATGGACGATGGCCTGATCGAAGCGTCGGTAATGGGGGTGGAAGGGGATGAAATACGCGCCAGGGTCGTCTACGGAGGGGTGCTCAAGGAGAACAAGGGCATGAACCTCCCTGGGGTCGCCGTGAGCGCTCCCTGCCTTTCGGAAAAAGACCTGGCCGACCTGGCCTTCGGCATCGAGAATGAGGTCGATTATATCGCGCTCTCATTCGTAAGGAGCGCCTCCGACATAGCCCGCATAAAGGGGATAATAGGCGGAGCTTCAGCCGACATTCCGGTGATAGCCAAGATAGAGAAGGCCGAGGCAATCGAGGACCTCGACGCCATACTGGAAGAGTCCGACGGCATCATGATAGCGCGCGGCGACCTCGGCGTGGAGCTCTCGACCGAAGAGATACCCGTTCTCCAGAAAAAGCTCATAACCAGGGCAAACGAGGCCGGGAAGATCGTCATAACCGCCACGCAGATGATGGAGTCGATGATAGAGAACCCGAGGCCCACCAGGGCCGAGGCGTCGGATGTAGCGAACGCCGTCTTCGACGGCACTGACGCGCTAATGCTCTCCGGGGAAACGGCAGTCGGCGGGTGGCCCGTAAAGGCCGTCGAGATAATGGTGAGGATAGCGACAGAGGCCGAGGAGGCCGCGCTCGCGCACAAGCACCTTTTAAGGCGGAGGAAGGCGCCGGCAGGCTCGTTCTCGTTCGCCCAAGCGGTGGCCCATGCCGCGCACGCGGCTTCAGACGAGGTCGGGCCCAAAGCCATCGTGGTATTTACCCAGACCGGGGAGACCGCAAGGCTCCTTTCAAAGCTCAGGCCGATAACGCCCGTAATCGCGTTCACGAACCAGGAGGCCATCCGGAGGAGGGCCGCCCTCCTTTGGGGCGTCACTCCCTTCACCGTTGAATTCGGCGAGCACACCGACGAGATGATATGCAGGGGAGAGGCCGCGCTACTCGACCGGGGGCTTGCGGATTTCGGGGATACGATAGTGGTCGTCTCCGGGAGCAAGGTCGGCATGAGGGGCGCGACCAACATGATGAAGATAGACTGGATAGGGAGCGAGGAGTGCAGGGTTTATCTCAAGAGCGGGAGGGTGCCGTAG
- the glgP gene encoding alpha-glucan family phosphorylase encodes MSLLEELTAESKIAYFSMEVGFRNEIPTYSGGLGVLAGDTIKSAADLNLPMVAVTLIHRKGYFRQELEDGKQIEHPEKWNPAEHMQLLPQRIRVTIEGRAVAVQAWVYSITSLVTQWKVPIFFLDTDLPENTPEDRAITDHLYGGDDRYRLKQEVVLGLGGVLMLRALGFSIKKYHMNEGHAALLTLELLQRYKRDIEAVWDEREVWDIERVKNLCVFTTHTPVEAGHDKFPYDLVREVLGEDVPFDVLKELGGTNKLNMTLLAMNLSQYMNGVAKKHSEVSKVLFPGYKIQAITNGVHTFTWVSDPFARLYDKYLPGWANEPELFVRIARIPEEELWGAHMEAKRKLIDFVNRETGVGMDYDTLTIGFARRATAYKRSNLLLWDIERLRKIGRKKVQVIFAGKAHPKDTEGKRNIEYIVKTARELADDIKIVYLKNYDMDLALKMVSGVDVWLNTPMRPREASGTSGMKAAHNGVLNFSILDGWWIEGHIEAYTGWSIGPQPTESSLALSTDEADADDLYRKLEKEVIPTFYDNRRIWIKMMENSIGKVAYYFNSHRMMRRYVTEAYIR; translated from the coding sequence ATGTCATTACTAGAGGAGCTTACAGCAGAGTCAAAAATAGCCTACTTCTCCATGGAGGTAGGCTTTCGGAACGAAATACCCACTTACAGCGGCGGCCTGGGCGTGCTTGCCGGAGACACAATAAAATCGGCGGCAGACCTCAACCTGCCAATGGTGGCGGTGACGCTCATACACCGGAAGGGGTATTTCAGGCAGGAGCTTGAGGACGGAAAGCAGATAGAGCACCCGGAAAAATGGAACCCGGCCGAGCACATGCAGCTTCTGCCCCAGAGGATACGGGTGACCATAGAGGGGCGGGCGGTCGCTGTCCAGGCCTGGGTCTACTCGATAACGAGCCTTGTCACGCAGTGGAAGGTGCCAATCTTCTTTCTCGATACCGATCTCCCTGAGAACACCCCGGAGGACAGGGCCATAACCGACCACCTCTACGGCGGCGACGACCGCTACAGGCTCAAGCAGGAGGTCGTGCTCGGCCTGGGCGGCGTTCTGATGCTCCGGGCCCTCGGCTTCAGCATAAAAAAATACCACATGAACGAAGGCCATGCGGCGCTTCTTACGCTCGAACTCCTCCAGAGATACAAGCGCGACATCGAGGCTGTCTGGGACGAGCGCGAGGTCTGGGACATAGAGCGCGTCAAGAACCTTTGCGTATTCACAACCCATACCCCGGTCGAGGCCGGGCACGACAAGTTTCCGTACGACCTCGTGCGGGAGGTCCTCGGCGAGGACGTGCCTTTCGACGTCTTGAAGGAGCTTGGCGGCACGAACAAGCTGAACATGACGCTCCTTGCCATGAACCTGAGCCAGTACATGAACGGTGTCGCAAAGAAGCACAGCGAGGTCTCGAAGGTCCTCTTTCCCGGCTACAAGATACAGGCCATCACCAACGGCGTCCATACCTTCACCTGGGTCTCGGACCCCTTCGCGCGCCTCTATGACAAGTACCTGCCCGGCTGGGCTAACGAACCCGAGCTTTTCGTGAGGATAGCCAGGATACCCGAAGAGGAGCTCTGGGGCGCCCACATGGAGGCGAAGAGGAAGCTCATAGACTTCGTGAACCGGGAGACCGGCGTCGGAATGGATTATGACACCCTCACCATAGGATTCGCCCGGAGGGCCACCGCCTACAAGAGGTCGAACCTGCTTCTCTGGGACATCGAGCGCCTCAGGAAAATAGGCAGGAAAAAGGTGCAGGTGATCTTCGCGGGCAAGGCCCACCCCAAGGATACCGAGGGGAAGAGGAATATAGAATACATCGTAAAGACCGCCCGCGAGCTCGCGGACGACATAAAGATAGTTTACCTCAAGAACTACGACATGGACCTCGCCCTCAAGATGGTATCGGGCGTGGACGTGTGGCTCAATACCCCGATGCGGCCCAGGGAGGCCTCGGGCACGAGCGGAATGAAGGCCGCCCATAACGGGGTCTTGAACTTCAGCATCCTTGACGGCTGGTGGATAGAGGGGCACATAGAGGCGTATACCGGATGGTCCATAGGCCCCCAGCCCACGGAAAGCTCGCTTGCGCTCTCGACCGACGAGGCTGACGCCGACGACCTCTACAGGAAGCTCGAAAAGGAGGTCATCCCGACCTTCTACGACAACCGCCGGATATGGATAAAGATGATGGAGAACTCCATAGGCAAGGTCGCCTACTACTTCAACTCGCACAGGATGATGAGGAGGTACGTGACCGAGGCGTATATAAGGTAG